In a single window of the Cupriavidus sp. P-10 genome:
- a CDS encoding DUF4845 domain-containing protein: MGQTGKGKGKGKEQGRKYGQARPRRRGQGGFSVWTLLVVVVFVIGVALPAVRSIPSLVEYFSVKRAASYAKQRAVNKREVVEYFDKQAVIDRIAAVKGEDLLVREDDNGNIRSVDFSYRTEVPVYGPLSLLITYSGTQH; encoded by the coding sequence ATGGGTCAGACCGGGAAGGGTAAGGGTAAGGGGAAAGAACAGGGTCGGAAATACGGACAGGCCCGGCCACGGCGCCGCGGGCAGGGCGGTTTTTCCGTCTGGACGCTGCTGGTGGTCGTGGTCTTCGTGATTGGCGTGGCCTTGCCGGCCGTGCGCTCGATCCCGAGCCTGGTGGAGTATTTTTCGGTGAAGCGCGCCGCCAGTTATGCGAAGCAGCGCGCAGTCAACAAACGTGAAGTCGTCGAATATTTCGACAAACAGGCAGTCATCGACCGAATTGCCGCAGTCAAGGGCGAAGACCTGCTGGTCCGCGAAGACGATAACGGCAACATCCGCTCGGTCGATTTTTCGTACCGGACCGAAGTGCCCGTCTACGGACCCCTGAGTCTTCTGATCACCTATTCGGGAACGCAGCACTGA